A region of Bacteroidota bacterium DNA encodes the following proteins:
- a CDS encoding glycosyltransferase has translation MKIAYLSTFYPFRGGITHFNHSLYNEFKKEHEIKAFTFIRQYPDILFPGKTQLVTEEDNIEKIPAKQILDTINPFSYIKTANEILKYKPDILVMKYWMPFFAPALGYVAGKLKKSGTKVITVLDNVIPHEKKFYDIPFSKYFLKRNSGFVVMSDTVKNDLLSLKPDAKYIFNEHPLYDHFGDIIDKEVAREKLNIPKDKKVLLYFGFVRDYKGLDLLLEAMAQLPDDYYLIIAGEVYGDDKKYFDLIDKLKIQNKLNVNLRYIRDDEVQLFFSAADVNVLPYRSATQSGILSIAYHFELPVLVTDVGSLKQAVDSSKSGMIIPKAEADMIAESVIEFFNSGQLPQFIMGIKEYKKLNSWKNLAKNIIAFINEL, from the coding sequence ATGAAGATCGCCTACTTATCAACCTTTTACCCCTTCCGTGGGGGAATTACACATTTCAATCATTCCTTATACAATGAGTTCAAAAAAGAACATGAAATAAAGGCTTTTACTTTTATTCGACAATATCCCGATATATTATTCCCGGGTAAAACACAATTGGTTACTGAAGAGGATAATATTGAAAAAATACCTGCAAAGCAGATTCTTGATACGATCAATCCTTTTTCTTACATTAAAACTGCTAATGAAATACTGAAATACAAACCTGATATTTTAGTGATGAAATACTGGATGCCTTTTTTTGCACCCGCTTTAGGTTATGTTGCTGGTAAATTAAAAAAGTCAGGAACTAAAGTCATTACTGTTTTGGATAATGTGATCCCTCACGAAAAGAAATTCTATGATATTCCTTTCAGCAAGTATTTCCTGAAAAGAAACTCTGGTTTTGTGGTCATGAGTGATACAGTCAAAAATGATTTACTATCACTAAAACCTGATGCAAAATACATCTTTAATGAACACCCTCTTTACGATCATTTTGGGGATATCATTGACAAAGAAGTAGCACGAGAAAAACTCAATATCCCCAAGGATAAAAAAGTATTGCTTTATTTTGGTTTTGTGCGCGATTATAAAGGCTTAGACCTTTTACTTGAAGCCATGGCCCAATTACCTGATGATTATTATTTAATTATTGCCGGTGAAGTATATGGAGATGATAAAAAATATTTCGATCTGATAGATAAACTCAAAATACAAAACAAATTAAATGTCAACCTAAGGTATATAAGGGATGATGAGGTTCAGCTATTCTTCTCAGCAGCAGATGTAAATGTTCTACCATATCGATCAGCAACACAGAGTGGCATATTATCAATTGCTTACCATTTTGAATTACCCGTATTAGTAACTGATGTAGGTAGCTTAAAACAAGCTGTTGATTCTAGCAAGAGTGGAATGATAATTCCGAAAGCTGAAGCAGATATGATTGCTGAATCAGTAATTGAATTCTTTAATTCAGGTCAGTTACCTCAATT
- a CDS encoding DUF86 domain-containing protein, with protein sequence MKKNDANTERLKHVLQAIKLIRLFVGEIKLEGFLENRQIQSAVLYQFLIIGEAVKNIDQSLLNKYTYPWHMPRSFRNFIAHEYHNLNIRRVYEAIAELDDLKVVVEQIIDKETHN encoded by the coding sequence ATGAAAAAGAATGATGCTAATACTGAACGCCTGAAGCATGTTTTACAAGCTATTAAGTTGATCAGGCTATTTGTGGGAGAAATAAAATTGGAGGGATTTCTTGAAAACAGACAAATTCAAAGTGCAGTGCTTTATCAATTTCTGATAATTGGTGAAGCCGTAAAAAACATTGACCAATCTCTTTTAAACAAATACACTTATCCCTGGCACATGCCCCGATCTTTCAGGAATTTTATTGCACATGAATACCATAACTTAAATATTCGTAGAGTATATGAGGCAATAGCTGAATTAGATGATTTGAAGGTAGTTGTTGAGCAGATAATAGATAAAGAAACTCATAACTGA
- a CDS encoding helix-turn-helix domain-containing protein — MKTIGETLRKIREQKGMLLREVGAAIGIDPTILSKIECGARKPSKVQLYALAEFYNEQKNEIIIAWLSDNIAYQVENEELAVQAIQVAEQKVFYKNESKIQANKIIDSLQSFFKKDGRVSKVWLFGSYARNEANQHSDIDLLVRFNKDMRISLFDLADISYLLEQILHIKVDLVEEGYPASFAAESIENEKLLVYEKE; from the coding sequence TTGAAAACCATAGGAGAGACACTCAGGAAAATAAGGGAACAAAAAGGCATGTTGCTTCGTGAAGTGGGTGCCGCAATTGGCATAGATCCTACTATTTTAAGTAAAATAGAATGTGGTGCTCGCAAACCCAGCAAAGTACAACTATATGCTTTGGCCGAATTTTACAACGAACAAAAAAATGAAATTATCATCGCCTGGCTTAGCGATAACATAGCCTACCAAGTGGAAAATGAAGAACTTGCTGTACAGGCAATTCAAGTCGCTGAACAAAAAGTGTTCTATAAAAATGAATCCAAAATTCAGGCAAATAAGATAATAGATTCACTACAATCTTTCTTTAAAAAAGATGGAAGAGTTAGTAAGGTCTGGTTATTTGGCTCCTATGCAAGAAATGAGGCGAACCAGCACAGTGATATTGACCTATTGGTGAGATTTAATAAAGACATGCGCATAAGCTTGTTTGATCTTGCTGACATTTCCTATCTATTGGAACAAATTCTACACATTAAGGTTGATCTGGTTGAGGAAGGTTATCCTGCTTCTTTCGCTGCTGAAAGTATTGAAAATGAAAAGCTGTTGGTGTATGAAAAAGAATGA
- a CDS encoding glycosyltransferase family 9 protein — translation MNISEVKFDCKYFIGDFPCKPNKERAKVCDSCNEYTPISKRILIIKLGAIGDVIRTTPLVVKFKELYPDCHISWLTHTPAILPQNEIDQIYKWDFTSTYTIRNKKFDIAINLDKEFEACSLLKEVEATEKYGFILKDNHLAAATPAAEHKLITGLYDSISQENTKSYLEEIFEICHLKFNYEEYLLDVNPDFNSKWAAIFKEKAKGKKVIGLNTGCGNRWLTRLWPTTYWIELIQKLQKNGYYPVVLGGPDEDLQNIEYAEKTGCYYPGTYSLQEFIAISNNCDAIVTAVSMMMHIATGLKIPMILFVNIFNKHEFELYNRGEIISPKTGCDCFYGTTCSRERNCMQDISVNEVFDAVCRNVEMSKSGS, via the coding sequence ATGAATATATCCGAAGTAAAATTTGACTGTAAATACTTTATTGGAGACTTTCCCTGTAAACCAAACAAAGAAAGAGCAAAAGTTTGCGATAGTTGCAATGAGTATACCCCTATCTCAAAACGAATTTTAATTATTAAACTCGGTGCAATTGGGGATGTTATCCGAACTACTCCACTTGTTGTGAAATTCAAAGAATTGTATCCTGATTGTCACATTAGCTGGCTTACGCATACGCCTGCTATTCTTCCTCAAAATGAAATAGATCAAATTTATAAATGGGATTTTACTTCCACTTATACTATTAGAAATAAAAAGTTTGATATTGCCATTAATCTGGACAAGGAATTTGAGGCATGTTCACTGCTTAAAGAAGTAGAGGCTACAGAAAAATATGGATTTATTTTAAAAGATAATCACCTAGCCGCAGCTACTCCAGCTGCTGAGCATAAACTGATTACTGGTCTATATGATTCTATTTCGCAAGAAAATACAAAAAGCTACTTAGAAGAAATTTTTGAGATTTGTCATCTCAAGTTCAACTACGAAGAATACCTACTTGATGTTAATCCTGATTTTAATTCAAAATGGGCTGCAATTTTCAAAGAAAAAGCAAAAGGCAAAAAAGTCATTGGATTAAATACAGGTTGCGGAAATCGCTGGTTAACGAGGCTTTGGCCAACAACATATTGGATTGAACTGATTCAGAAACTTCAAAAAAACGGCTATTACCCCGTAGTGCTGGGTGGACCAGATGAAGACCTGCAGAACATTGAATATGCTGAAAAAACTGGCTGCTATTATCCGGGAACATATTCATTGCAAGAATTCATTGCCATTAGTAATAATTGTGATGCCATTGTTACGGCTGTCTCCATGATGATGCACATTGCCACTGGTCTGAAAATTCCAATGATCCTTTTTGTAAACATCTTCAACAAGCACGAATTTGAACTATACAATCGCGGAGAAATCATCTCACCAAAAACTGGTTGTGATTGTTTTTATGGGACAACTTGTTCAAGGGAAAGGAATTGTATGCAGGATATTTCTGTGAATGAGGTATTTGATGCGGTTTGTAGGAATGTGGAAATGAGCAAATCGGGAAGTTAG